A DNA window from Impatiens glandulifera chromosome 7, dImpGla2.1, whole genome shotgun sequence contains the following coding sequences:
- the LOC124945974 gene encoding short-chain dehydrogenase TIC 32 B, chloroplastic-like, which translates to MKGTMKYLAGIAGPSGHGSKSTAEQVTEDHSLSYAHNHHHHLTAIVTGATSGIGAETARVLAKRGVRVVIPARNMNKAIQVKERILKECPDAQILLMEIDLSSLASVHRFCFHFLSLNLPLNILINNAGKFSQKLELSEDKIEMTIATNYLGHFVLTELLLEKMVETAEKTGREGRIINVSSVIHNWVLTSNNSFSLSKMLNPQNYNATRAYSQSKLCNILHAKELSRQLKERNARVTMNAVHPGIVKTGIIRDHKGFITDSLYFLASKVLKSTAQGASTSCYVALSKKTQGISGKYFADCNETKCSRLANDQLLAKTLWNQTRRALIQRRSNLFN; encoded by the exons ATGAAAGGAACAATGAAATATCTTGCAGGAATTGCAGGTCCAAGTGGGCATGGCTCCAAATCCACAGCTGAACAAGTAACAGAGGATCATTCTCTATCTTATGCCcacaatcatcatcatcatctcacTGCCATTGTCACTG GTGCTACATCGGGGATCGGAGCAGAGACGGCAAGAGTTCTGGCGAAGAGAGGAGTGAGGGTGGTAATTCCTGCGAGAAACATGAACAAGGCAATACAAGTGAAGGAGAGAATTCTAAAGGAATGTCCAGATGCTCAGATTTTGCTTATGGAGATTGATCTTAGCTCTTTGGCTTCTGTTCACagattttgttttcatttccTCTCTTTAAATTTACCACTTAATATACTCAT AAATAATGCTGGGAAGTTTTCACAGAAATTGGAGCTGTCAGAAGACAAAATTGAGATGACTATTGCCACAAATTACTTGG GTCATTTTGTATTAACAGAGTTACTTCTAGAGAAAATGGTGGAGACAGCAGAGAAAACAGGAAGAGAAGGAAGGATTATCAATGTTTCTTCAGTGATTCACAATTGGGTGCTCACCAGTAATAACTCTTTTTCATTGTCCAAAATGCTCAACCCacaaaa CTATAATGCCACTCGAGCTTACTCACAATCCAAGTTATGTAACATTTTGCACGCCAAGGAATTGTCGAGGCAGCTTAAG GAAAGGAATGCGAGAGTAACAATGAATGCAGTCCACCCAGGGATAGTGAAAACTGGAATAATTAGGGACCACAAAGGCTTCATTACAG ATTCTCTGTATTTCCTTGCATCAAAGGTTCTCAAGTCCACAGCACAG GGTGCATCAACTAGTTGTTATGTGGCTCTGAGCAAGAAGACACAAGGGATTAGTGGAAAGTACTTTGCAGACTGCAACGAAACCAAATGTTCGAGACTTGCAAATGATCAACTTCTCGCCAAAACCCTATGGAACCAGACTCGTCGAGCACTCATTCAAAGACGCAGCAACCtctttaattaa
- the LOC124910364 gene encoding uncharacterized protein LOC124910364, with protein sequence MVEEKKPIKDELSLLILHADRVIKSAQFAESSKSECIELAKQADHLSNKLRSALHLVASSPLFYDRPLRRVAEEISNTLHRALTLVRKCRHGTGVFCQVFSITTAADFRKVDTLLQSSIADVSWVLSVFDPEGDVNLSMPPIATNDPILAWVWSYIASAHMGQLQDWIESANSLCSLAVDNDRNKKIIIEEGGVPPLLKLLKDGSSPEGQIAASTALRNLGNDPERVRSIACELAVPIIVQVLVDSPMKVQESVANLVSIMAEMNAEVREELGKENATKPLVTLLSMDVAMEESKHQTSSHSKPPVKTSIHSIVQRNKDLSKNPFNRIMNQSSSLSSSSSSSSYDGSSRHSRKDREAESPEQKLRLKISCAEALWKLCKGSVQNCRKITEAKGLLCLAKLIKSEHGELQYNCLMTVMELAYVAEGNTDLRRSLFKSNSPAAKAILEQLLLLVNQETSPELLKPAIKTIGYLALTFTAKETRIIGCLVPHLSHGNTEVGSEATVALCKFASPENYNREVHSKAIIEAGGVAKLMNLRKIKNMDNENIVHELVLLCYLALNVGNSKALEEERVLIILEGAARSVVPQYPGLRELFFKAVHNLTLYQAGDRTNSHTNLNRHLS encoded by the coding sequence ATGGTGGAAGAAAAGAAACCAATCAAAGACGAACTGTCTCTCCTCATCTTACACGCCGACCGAGTCATCAAATCTGCACAATTTGCCGAATCATCAAAATCAGAATGTATTGAGCTCGCCAAACAAGCCGACCATCTTTCCAACAAGCTCCGTTCTGCTCTTCACCTCGTCGCCTCTTCCCCCCTCTTCTACGACCGCCCTCTTCGCCGTGTAGCCGAAGAGATATCCAACACCTTACACCGTGCCTTAACTCTCGTCCGCAAGTGCCGCCATGGAACCGGAGTTTTCTGCCAGGTATTCTCCATCACCACTGCCGCCGATTTCCGTAAAGTCGATACCTTACTTCAATCATCCATCGCCGATGTCTCATGGGTCTTATCAGTTTTCGATCCAGAAGGAGATGTTAACCTCTCTATGCCTCCAATCGCTACCAACGATCCGATTCTCGCCTGGGTTTGGTCATATATCGCTTCAGCTCATATGGGTCAGCTTCAGGATTGGATCGAATCGGCCAACAGTCTTTGCTCGTTAGCTGTCGACAATGATCGGAACAAAAAGATTATTATCGAAGAAGGGGGTGTTCCTCCTTTGCTAAAGCTTCTAAAAGACGGATCTTCACCTGAAGGTCAAATTGCTGCCTCCACTGCGCTTAGAAATTTGGGGAATGATCCCGAAAGGGTTCGATCGATTGCTTGTGAGCTTGCGGTTCCGATTATCGTCCAAGTTCTAGTTGATTCTCCGATGAAGGTGCAGGAATCGGTAGCGAATCTTGTTTCGATAATGGCAGAGATGAATGCTGAAGTAAGAGAAGAATTAGGGAAAGAAAACGCGACGAAGCCGTTGGTAACGCTTCTGTCTATGGATGTAGCTATGGAAGAAtcaaaacatcaaacatcaTCACATTCAAAGCCGCCAGTTAAAACCAGCATACACTCTATTGTTCAGAGAAACAAGGATTTATCTAAAAACCCATTCAACAGAATCATGAACCAATCGAGCTCATtgtcatcatcttcttcttcttcttcttacgATGGAAGTAGTAGGCACAGCAGGAAGGATAGAGAAGCCGAGTCGCCTGAGCAAAAGCTTAGACTAAAGATCTCATGCGCAGAGGCTCTATGGAAGCTCTGTAAAGGAAGTGTACAAAACTGTCGCAAAATAACCGAAGCTAAAGGCCTACTCTGTTTAGCCAAGCTTATAAAATCTGAACATGGTGAACTGCAATACAATTGTCTAATGACagtaatggaattagcttatgTAGCTGAAGGAAACACCGATCTTCGAAGATCATTATTCAAATCCAACTCACCAGCAGCTAAAGCGATCCTCGAACAGCTCCTCCTACTAGTTAATCAAGAAACAAGCCCAGAACTGTTAAAACCGGCCATAAAAACAATTGGGTATTTGGCACTGACATTCACAGCAAAGGAAACTCGAATCATTGGTTGTTTGGTCCCCCATCTGAGCCATGGAAACACTGAGGTGGGATCGGAAGCAACGGTTGCTCTGTGTAAATTTGCATCCCCTGAGAATTACAACAGGGAGGTGCACTCGAAGGCGATAATCGAGGCTGGTGGTGTGGCGAAATTGATGAATCTGAGAAAGATAAAGAATATGGATAATGAGAACATAGTTCATGAATTGGTTTTGTTATGTTACTTGGCTCTAAATGTTGGAAACAGTAAGGCACTTGAGGAGGAACGAGTCCTGATCATTCTTGAAGGGGCAGCTCGGTCGGTAGTGCCTCAGTATCCGGGACTTAGGGAATTGTTTTTTAAGGCGGTTCATAACCTCACGCTCTATCAAGCCGGGGATCGAACCAATTCACACACGAACCTTAATCGTCATCTTAGTTGA